A genomic window from Micromonospora ferruginea includes:
- a CDS encoding class I SAM-dependent methyltransferase — protein MTGHHHQHQQNPPADTDPAEFWDERYGQSDRIWSGRVNPVLAEVAGALPPGTALDLGCGEGGDAIWLARQGWRVTAVDVSAVALQRLAVEADRAGVADRITTVRRDLLAEGFPAGRFDLVSAQFFQSPLVLPREKVLPPAAEAVAPGGRLLVVEHGAPPPWSGLDADDPRFASPEEIMAAIDLDPDGWATERQGESRRTATHDGHTGKLVDHVVLVRRR, from the coding sequence ATGACCGGGCACCACCACCAGCACCAGCAGAACCCGCCGGCGGACACCGACCCGGCCGAGTTCTGGGACGAGCGCTACGGGCAGTCCGACCGGATCTGGAGCGGCCGGGTCAACCCGGTGCTCGCCGAGGTGGCCGGCGCGCTGCCGCCCGGCACCGCGCTCGACCTGGGCTGCGGCGAGGGCGGCGACGCGATCTGGTTGGCCCGGCAGGGCTGGCGGGTCACCGCCGTGGACGTCTCCGCCGTGGCGCTGCAGCGGCTCGCGGTCGAGGCCGACCGGGCCGGCGTGGCGGACCGGATCACCACCGTCCGCCGCGACCTGCTGGCCGAGGGCTTCCCGGCCGGCCGCTTCGACCTGGTGTCCGCGCAGTTCTTCCAGTCCCCGCTGGTCCTGCCCCGGGAGAAGGTGCTGCCCCCGGCGGCCGAGGCGGTCGCGCCCGGCGGCCGGCTGCTCGTCGTCGAGCACGGCGCGCCGCCACCCTGGTCCGGGCTCGACGCCGACGACCCCCGCTTCGCCAGCCCGGAGGAGATCATGGCGGCGATCGACCTCGACCCGGACGGCTGGGCGACCGAGCGACAGGGCGAGTCCCGCCGCACCGCCACCCACGACGGCCACACCGGCAAACTGGTCGACCACGTCGTCCTGGTCCGTCGCCGCTGA
- a CDS encoding sugar efflux transporter, giving the protein MAVDTRPAVHAGYFRLLPLALLFLTVGLSVAVVMPFLSLFLDTEVRADPVRVTVLLVVAPLAGVVVASLVGRLSDRAPIRRKLLIGAALAGVVGAGLIAFVRDYWILLALTVTAMALANSVFPQSFAYARQLLDRDDPGRAALGISAMRTVFSLAWVAGPPLAAVLLSAGGFRLLYLTAAAMYALAALVVAVRLTELPLPPPPAPDQGGGHAPGASRWRLALTVVTFTMLQCPMTLGVQVLPLFIGRDLRGDPADAGLVLGLCAALEIPLMLGLGALTARFRLRALILFGAGCGVVYYLIAAGASGVGVLLLAQPVNALFIAAVSGVAIAYVQDLLPGQPGRATTLFTNSFPIGAMLAGPLLGLATQVGFRWAYVMSAALCAGGLLALALTRPRPARPA; this is encoded by the coding sequence ATGGCTGTGGACACCCGGCCGGCGGTGCACGCCGGCTACTTCCGGCTGCTGCCGCTGGCCCTGCTGTTCCTGACCGTGGGCCTGTCCGTCGCCGTGGTGATGCCGTTCCTGTCGCTGTTCCTCGACACCGAGGTCCGGGCCGATCCGGTGCGGGTCACCGTGCTCCTGGTCGTCGCGCCGCTCGCCGGTGTGGTGGTCGCCTCGCTGGTCGGGCGCCTGTCCGACCGGGCGCCGATCCGCCGCAAACTGCTCATCGGGGCGGCGCTGGCCGGCGTGGTGGGCGCCGGCCTGATCGCGTTCGTGCGCGACTACTGGATCCTGCTGGCGCTGACCGTCACCGCCATGGCGCTGGCCAACTCGGTGTTCCCGCAGTCGTTCGCCTACGCCCGCCAACTGCTCGACCGGGACGATCCCGGGCGCGCCGCGCTGGGCATCAGCGCGATGCGTACCGTTTTCTCGCTGGCCTGGGTGGCCGGGCCGCCGCTGGCCGCGGTGCTGCTCTCGGCCGGCGGCTTCCGGCTGCTCTACCTCACCGCCGCCGCCATGTACGCGCTGGCCGCGCTGGTGGTCGCGGTACGGCTCACGGAGCTTCCGCTGCCGCCGCCGCCGGCCCCCGACCAGGGGGGCGGGCACGCGCCGGGCGCGTCCCGGTGGCGGCTGGCGCTGACCGTGGTCACCTTCACCATGTTGCAGTGCCCGATGACGCTCGGCGTGCAGGTGCTGCCGCTGTTCATCGGCCGGGACCTGCGCGGCGACCCGGCGGACGCGGGTCTGGTGCTGGGGCTCTGCGCGGCGCTGGAGATCCCGCTGATGCTGGGGCTGGGCGCGCTCACCGCACGGTTCCGGCTGCGCGCGCTGATCCTGTTCGGCGCCGGCTGCGGCGTCGTCTACTACCTGATCGCGGCCGGGGCGTCGGGCGTCGGGGTGCTGCTGCTCGCGCAGCCGGTCAACGCGCTGTTCATCGCCGCGGTCTCCGGCGTCGCCATCGCCTACGTGCAGGACCTGCTGCCGGGCCAGCCGGGCCGGGCCACCACGCTGTTCACCAACTCGTTCCCGATCGGCGCGATGCTCGCCGGCCCGCTGCTCGGGCTCGCCACGCAGGTCGGCTTCCGCTGGGCGTACGTCATGAGCGCGGCGTTGTGCGCGGGCGGCCTGCTGGCCCTCGCGCTGACCCGGCCCCGGCCGGCGCGGCCGGCCTGA
- a CDS encoding S1 family peptidase, with protein MRLSGSSRRTATALTVAGALVVGSLAGAPAHAAPETSATPEKATALAAALGDRSAGTYAAAGGTMVVTVTDDAAARKVRAAGATPKLVTRGAAELARATSTLEKSARIPGTAWWTDPATNQVVVSVDSTVTGAKLARVEAVAKQLGGTVRIEREAGTLGTRIAGGEAIYAQGGGRCSLGFNVRSGSSTYFLTAGHCTAIAATWYADSGQSSQLGTGGTGSFPGNDYGIVQHTNGAAAEGSVSLYNGGSQAITGAADAYVGQSVQRSGSTTGLHGGTVEALDATVNYAEGSVSGLIRTNVCAEPGDSGGSLFSGSSAIGLTSGGNGDCSSGGTTYFQPVTEALSAYGVSIL; from the coding sequence ATGCGACTCTCCGGGTCATCGCGGCGTACCGCCACCGCCCTCACGGTGGCCGGCGCGCTGGTCGTCGGTTCACTGGCCGGCGCACCGGCACACGCCGCACCCGAGACGTCCGCCACCCCCGAGAAGGCCACCGCGCTCGCCGCCGCACTCGGCGACCGCTCGGCCGGCACGTACGCCGCCGCCGGCGGCACCATGGTCGTCACGGTGACCGACGACGCCGCCGCGCGGAAGGTCCGCGCGGCCGGCGCCACCCCCAAGCTCGTCACCCGGGGCGCGGCCGAACTGGCCCGCGCCACCTCGACGCTCGAGAAGTCCGCCCGCATCCCCGGCACCGCGTGGTGGACCGACCCGGCGACCAACCAGGTCGTCGTCTCCGTCGACAGCACCGTCACCGGCGCGAAACTGGCCCGGGTCGAGGCCGTCGCCAAGCAGCTCGGCGGCACCGTCCGGATCGAGCGCGAGGCCGGCACGCTCGGCACCCGCATCGCCGGCGGCGAGGCCATCTACGCCCAGGGTGGCGGACGCTGCTCGCTCGGCTTCAACGTGCGCAGCGGCAGCAGCACCTACTTCCTCACCGCCGGGCACTGCACCGCCATCGCCGCCACCTGGTACGCCGACTCGGGGCAGAGCAGCCAGCTCGGCACCGGCGGCACCGGCAGCTTCCCCGGCAACGACTACGGCATCGTGCAGCACACCAACGGCGCCGCGGCCGAGGGCAGCGTCTCGCTCTACAACGGCGGCTCGCAGGCCATCACCGGCGCGGCCGACGCGTACGTCGGACAGTCGGTGCAGCGCTCCGGCAGCACCACCGGCCTGCACGGCGGCACGGTCGAGGCGCTCGACGCCACGGTCAACTACGCCGAGGGCAGCGTCTCCGGGCTGATCCGCACCAACGTGTGCGCCGAGCCGGGCGACAGCGGCGGCTCGCTGTTCAGCGGCAGCAGCGCGATCGGCCTGACCTCGGGCGGCAACGGTGACTGCTCCTCCGGCGGGACGACCTACTTCCAGCCGGTCACCGAGGCGCTCAGCGCCTACGGCGTGAGCATCCTCTGA